The Fundidesulfovibrio putealis DSM 16056 DNA window GGAGCATGGCGTTGGTCAGCACGAAGATGCTGGGGCCGCGGGGGGCCAGAAGATCGAAGTAGCTGCCCAGGTGCTTGTTCATGAGCGGTTCGCCCCAGCCGAACAGGGAGGCGTCGTGCGCGGTCTCCCAGTAGGGCTCGGTCCTGGCGAAGACCTCGGGCTGGAGGTCGCGGCCCACGAAGTCGCGGTGGGACTGGCCGCACATGGCGCAGCGAAGGTTGCAGCGGTTGGTGGTCTCGAAGACCAGCCGCTGGGGCTTGGAGGCAAGTATGGTGCGCTCTTCGGCCAGTTCGCGGTCGTTTAGCGCCTTATTGTCGATGGCTTTTTGGCTTGGCATGGGAAGGTCCCTCCTGGCGGGAGGGGGATAGAAGCATCTTTTTTCCGGCAAGGCAAGACCGGGAAGCCTCTGCGGGCTTCCCGGCCTGGGCGCGATGTTTCTACTTGTTGCCGATGTGGTCGTCGGGGTCTTCCGGGGTGTCCTCCAGGAGGATGTCCGGGATGGCCGGGTCGGCTATGATGGCGGCACAGGCGGCAGGGGCCGCCGCGGCTTCCGGAACCGGAGAGGCGGCAGGAGGCGCGGGCGCATGCCCGTTGGTCCCGTGGGCATATCCTCCGTTGGGGGGCATGGACACAACCCGTGCAGAGGGGGTGTAGGTTCTTTCCGGGGCGGGCAGGGTGAACTCCACCACGCCGTCGGCGTGCTCGCGCAGCTTGTCCGACAGGTAGTAGCCGAACTTGGCCACGAAAACGAGCATGCCGTGTTCGCGGGCGAAGTTCATGGCCGGGATCATGTCCGCGTCGCCGGTGAGCAGCACCACCTTGTCCACCATGCCACGGGCGGCCATCCAGGCGATGTCCAGGCCCATGAGCATGTCCACTTCCTTCTGCACCAGGTTGATGGACACGTCCTGGGGCTGAAGAGGGAGGTTGCGGCTCAAGGATTCCATGATGCCGCGCATGTTCTTTTTGTTGAGCTTCCAGCCCTGCATGGCGAGCGATCCAAGGCGCAGGGCCATGCGGGGCATGCGCTGGAGCTGGGTGAGGTAGTCGTTCTTGATGCGGTGCTGTTCAGTTGTGCTGAATTCGATTTCGCGCTGGGAAATGGGGTGTACCGCGCGGCCGCCGTAGGGCGGTGAATCGTAATAATAGGCGCGGAACAGCTTGTCGTTTTCAAACTCGGAGTCAGCCATGATGAGTTCGCAGGCCTGCTTCACGGACTCCGCCGAGGGCGGCTGGCCGAGGCGGGCTTCGAGGTGCTTCATCCAGAAAAAACTGCCATCGATAAGGATTGAGACATTCATATACAGTACTCCAGAAGCGATATTGTAGAGCGGGACTGTAAGCCTTGGGGGAGCGTCCGTCAAAGGGGCGCGGCCATTCTTTTTGCATCTTTCTTCCCACATAGCGCTATGTGGGCTGAATCGTTTCCTTTGCCGGGTTATACCATCCGCGCCCTGGCAGAGGAGAAGACACATGACTATCGCGGACTTGCTCGATGAAATCAGGCTCGAACTGACAGACGAACTCAAAACCCGCTGGAGCGACGAGCAGATGCTGAAGATCGTGGCCAAGGGCTACCGACGGCTCTCGCACGTGCTCTATCGAAACGACGTGGAACTGGGCCGCGCCGTGCACCGCTTCGAGACCGAGGCCGGGCGGGAGGACTACCCCCTGCCGTCCGACTTCATGGCCGACTACGGCCTCTACCGCGACGGCACAAACACCAAACTGGCCAAGCAGAGCGACGACTCCTGGGAGCAGCTGACCGCGCCGGGGGAAGCGTCAGTATGGCTCATCCGGGGCGACAACCTGTACCTGGCAGGAACGCCTGGCGCGGCCTACGGCATGACGCTCCTGTACTGGCCGCTCCTTGACGCGACACTTTTGGACCTGGATTCGCCCACGCCCTTTAACGGCAAGCTTGATGATCTTGTGGCCGAATACGCGGCGCTTCGCCTCAAGAACATAGACGAGATGGACGTGTCCCTGGATACGCAGCTCCTGCAGGAGCTGGAGAACAATCTGCTGAACACCTACTCGGCCATCTCTCCGGTCACTGTCACGAGACGGGGCTGGCTGACCTAATCCGCGCGCCCGGAGCCGCAAATAATGCGGCTCCGGGCAACTTTCTCCCCACATACCCCTATATGGGGTGACGCCGCCAGATTCCCGGCTACACTGCCCGGTTCATGAAGACCGGAATTACCATCCATACCGGCTACGAGCCGCATCGTTTCCAAAGGCAGATCCACGACGGGCTGAGACGCTTCTCGGTGCTGGTGTGCCACAGGCGCTTCGGCAAGACCGTGCTGTGCGTCAACGCCCTGATCGACGCCGCGCACCGGGGCGGCCCGCCCAACCTCCGGCTGGCCTACGTGGCCCCCACCCTCACCCAGGCCAAGCGCGTGGCCTGGGACTACCTCAAGCTCTACGGCCTGGCCGTGCCCGGCGCCAAGGCCAGCGAAGCGGAGCTGCGCCTGGATTTCGAGAACGGCTCACGCATCAGCCTGCACGGCGCGGACAACCCCGACAGCCTGCGCGGTCTGTACCTGGATGGCGTGGTGCTGGACGAATACGCGGATTTCCGGCCCGAGGCCTACGCCACGGTCATCCGTCCGGCCCTGTCCGACCGCAGGGGCTTCGCCATCTTCATCGGCACCCCGCGCGGCCACAACCACTTCTTCGACCTGTACCAGACAGCGCTTCGAAACCCCGACTGGTACGCGGCCCGCTTCCCCGTCAGCCAGACCCGCCTGCTCCCCCTGGACGAGGTGGACTCCGCCCGCGCCCAGATGACCGAGTCCCAGTTCCGCCAGGAGTACGAGTGCGACTTCGACGTGACCGGCGAGGACACGCTCATCCCGCTCTCGCTGGTGCTCGATTCCCTGGACCGGCAGGTGGGCTACCGCGACGCCCCCTCCGTGATGGGGCTGGACGTGGGCATGTCGCTGGGCGGCGACCCCTCGGCCATCGTGGTGCGCCAGGGCGGCAAGGTGATCCACGCCGAGGAGTTCCGCCTGGACGACACCCTGGCCATCGCCGGGCGCGCCCGCGAGTGCTTCCACGATCTGCGGCCCGAGGCCGTCTACGTGGACGCCGTGGGCTGGGGCGCGGGCGTGGCCCACACCCTGTCCGGCTGGGGGCTGCCGGTGACGGCGGTGAACGTTGCGGAATCAGCGTCCTCCTCGGAGCGGTTCAACCGGCGCCGTGACGAGCTGTGGTGGAAGGCCCGCGAGTTCTTCGCCTCCCGCGTGGCCGCCATCGACGGCGCTGTCCCGCTGGCCAACAAGCTGGCGGCCGAATTGTCCGCCCCCCGCTTCGCCTACCTGCCCACCGGACGAATCAAGGTGGAGGGCAAGGACGAGCTGAAACGCCGGGGCGTCCCGTCCCCCAACATCGCAGACGCCTTCGTTTTGACCATGGCCCACGCCGACCGCTTCCGGACGGCGGACGACACCCTCAACATCGAGGAGGGCCAGGAGCCCTCCCGGTTCCTCTAGGAGACCCTCATGCCCATTGCAGACAAAGACCTGTTGACGCTCCTCAAGCAGGACATGGACAAGGCCCGGTCCTACCAGGCCGAGCTGTCCGCCGAACGCGAGAAGCACTACCGCCACTACCGGGCCGAGCCCTACGGCAACGAGCGTCCCGGCTGGTCCCAGACCGTGCACCCCACCATCTTCTCGGTGGTGGAGTGGATGAAGCCGGGGCTGGTGGAAGTGTTCACCGGCGACTTCTTCGCCTTCAACCCGGTGCTCTCCGGCAAGGACCCCGCCGAGAACAAGGAGGCCCAGCACCGGGCGGACCGCCTGAAGCGCTACGTGCGTCACAAGCTGTTCAACCAGCTGGGCGGCGAGCAGCTGGTGGAGGACTTCATCCATGACTGCCTGGTGAATCACTACGGCGTGATGAAGGTGACCCAGCGCGACGACTTTGACCTGACCACCGAGCTTCTGCCCGACATGTCCACCGAGGAGATCGAAGCCCTGGCCGCCTCCGACAAGACCATCGTGGACGTGCGCGGCGGCAAGACCTTCACCCGGCAGGACCCGCTCACGGGCGCCCCGGTCACCGGACTCCGGGGAGCAAAGGCAGTGCGCAAAAAGCCCACTTACCAGGGTTTCCACCTGGAGGTGGTGCCGCCGCGCGAGCTGTACATGCTGCCCGGCTACCCGGAGCTTGGCAAAAATCCCTTCGTGGCCCACGTGGTCAAGCGCGACCTGGACTCCATCCGCCGCCAGGAGATGGCCGGGGTCTACCGCAAGGGCAGCCACGCCGCCGTGTCCGCCCGCCTGGACGAGCGCCGCGCGGGCGACGACACCGCCTCCGAGTTCGACACACTGCACTCGGTGGACGGCCTGTCCACCCCGGAGATGCTGGGCTCGGGCCGCGGCGACGGGACGGACTCCCCGGCGCGCCGGGGCCAGGGCGAAGTGTGGGTGTGGGAGTGCTACACCCGCCTGGCCCTGGACGAAACCAAGCTCCTGAAGCCCTGCATCATCACGGTCTGCGAGGACGTCATCCTGCGCGGCCCCATCGAGAACCCCTACGGCGGCCCGCCCTTCGAGCTGGGCTTCGTCTACAAGGAGCCCCACAAGCCCGTTGGCCGTCCCATCGCCGCCGTGCTGGACCACCGCCAGCGCGTGCTCTCCAACCTCTTGCGCAACATCCAGGACTCGGCGGCCATGAGCACCTACCGGGGATTCCTGACCACCGACGCCCGCGCCCGCAAGATCCTCTCCACCATGG harbors:
- a CDS encoding NYN domain-containing protein — protein: MNVSILIDGSFFWMKHLEARLGQPPSAESVKQACELIMADSEFENDKLFRAYYYDSPPYGGRAVHPISQREIEFSTTEQHRIKNDYLTQLQRMPRMALRLGSLAMQGWKLNKKNMRGIMESLSRNLPLQPQDVSINLVQKEVDMLMGLDIAWMAARGMVDKVVLLTGDADMIPAMNFAREHGMLVFVAKFGYYLSDKLREHADGVVEFTLPAPERTYTPSARVVSMPPNGGYAHGTNGHAPAPPAASPVPEAAAAPAACAAIIADPAIPDILLEDTPEDPDDHIGNK
- a CDS encoding phage adaptor protein, whose protein sequence is MTIADLLDEIRLELTDELKTRWSDEQMLKIVAKGYRRLSHVLYRNDVELGRAVHRFETEAGREDYPLPSDFMADYGLYRDGTNTKLAKQSDDSWEQLTAPGEASVWLIRGDNLYLAGTPGAAYGMTLLYWPLLDATLLDLDSPTPFNGKLDDLVAEYAALRLKNIDEMDVSLDTQLLQELENNLLNTYSAISPVTVTRRGWLT
- a CDS encoding terminase large subunit domain-containing protein gives rise to the protein MKTGITIHTGYEPHRFQRQIHDGLRRFSVLVCHRRFGKTVLCVNALIDAAHRGGPPNLRLAYVAPTLTQAKRVAWDYLKLYGLAVPGAKASEAELRLDFENGSRISLHGADNPDSLRGLYLDGVVLDEYADFRPEAYATVIRPALSDRRGFAIFIGTPRGHNHFFDLYQTALRNPDWYAARFPVSQTRLLPLDEVDSARAQMTESQFRQEYECDFDVTGEDTLIPLSLVLDSLDRQVGYRDAPSVMGLDVGMSLGGDPSAIVVRQGGKVIHAEEFRLDDTLAIAGRARECFHDLRPEAVYVDAVGWGAGVAHTLSGWGLPVTAVNVAESASSSERFNRRRDELWWKAREFFASRVAAIDGAVPLANKLAAELSAPRFAYLPTGRIKVEGKDELKRRGVPSPNIADAFVLTMAHADRFRTADDTLNIEEGQEPSRFL
- a CDS encoding portal protein yields the protein MPIADKDLLTLLKQDMDKARSYQAELSAEREKHYRHYRAEPYGNERPGWSQTVHPTIFSVVEWMKPGLVEVFTGDFFAFNPVLSGKDPAENKEAQHRADRLKRYVRHKLFNQLGGEQLVEDFIHDCLVNHYGVMKVTQRDDFDLTTELLPDMSTEEIEALAASDKTIVDVRGGKTFTRQDPLTGAPVTGLRGAKAVRKKPTYQGFHLEVVPPRELYMLPGYPELGKNPFVAHVVKRDLDSIRRQEMAGVYRKGSHAAVSARLDERRAGDDTASEFDTLHSVDGLSTPEMLGSGRGDGTDSPARRGQGEVWVWECYTRLALDETKLLKPCIITVCEDVILRGPIENPYGGPPFELGFVYKEPHKPVGRPIAAVLDHRQRVLSNLLRNIQDSAAMSTYRGFLTTDARARKILSTMGPGDVSLVPSLGTVQELVPAPGDPLLLNAFQLTLQEVAKESGVNENMQGLDNNALNQTAAGMQMRLTAGMQRQKLYARRIARSFRKILARILDIIRLYPPEDDVRIVGADVAVEHEDVMGEYSVSIDVGVGPQERMESAKLMDEMIHFIHTRNLCNHDNNLDHKNSVQPGILTMPVQFGPQGMEISSGFHKSLQPVRNV